In Ignavibacteriales bacterium, a genomic segment contains:
- a CDS encoding M20/M25/M40 family metallo-hydrolase, whose product MKAITIKVFCLHLLLAGFIASQTNPIFSKSSNSLSTDSLITSIVSEINSDSIRSYIQSLQDFKTRMVIAPNKDSVVNWLVNKFKSFGLTDVEIDTCTGLVLGTYNIPALQKNIVATLKGTVDSNEVFVIGGHYDSMNNKGADPMISAPGADDNASGVSSVLECARVIMEKGYKPNATIKFIAYDGEELCHPSGSKCFADKILGQGKKVILAINSDMIANSTLPLKNSAVQIFYNPSDFLFYKNLSEFTVQGVSVLNVISKTDIVSADNGEFFSNKIPTIDFMEDQFNGTLYHSSNDLVENYNMEYCTEIIKIICATLISAIESNLLPKPIYILIARPKLYKIELQWRPYSETRVNGFNIYRGLALQGEKIKLNTEVIKDTSYLDDTAQNGIYYFYEVKAVDSMGRESNFNKIVKARAISLDQGILVVDETKDGTGALTNPSDAQVDTFYSQLLYNFNKKDFDIVKDGYVTLSDLGAFSSILWHGNDDVNLLAFKNSEDIKKYLEAGGKLLFDSFLPSKALVSNIFYEADYNVGDFMYDVFKIKHMERKPNTLFFSAKPIDLSYNLLEVDTTKTAANLKYHLLNIESISAAPGGKEIYNYDTKYDSASSKGSMKGLPVGVEYLGSDYKVITLSFPLYYMNQEQAKELVQNIMLNKFNEATGVERKEEKVVPAEYFLYQNYPNPFNPSTTIHYQIPAAGFVVLKVYDVLGREVATLVNEEKPAGRYRVEFNASSRSAGFSSGIYFYQLRTGNFVSTKKMLVIK is encoded by the coding sequence ATGAAAGCTATTACCATAAAAGTATTTTGTCTTCATTTGCTTTTAGCAGGATTTATTGCTTCACAAACAAATCCGATATTTAGTAAATCTTCCAATTCACTATCTACAGATTCACTTATTACAAGTATAGTTTCTGAGATAAACAGTGATTCAATCAGAAGCTATATTCAGTCATTGCAGGATTTTAAAACACGTATGGTCATAGCTCCAAATAAAGACTCAGTGGTTAATTGGTTAGTAAACAAATTTAAAAGCTTTGGGCTTACTGACGTTGAAATTGATACGTGTACAGGTTTGGTTTTAGGAACATATAATATTCCGGCCTTGCAAAAGAATATCGTTGCTACTTTAAAGGGAACCGTTGATTCAAATGAGGTATTTGTTATTGGCGGGCATTATGATTCAATGAACAACAAGGGTGCAGATCCAATGATAAGCGCTCCCGGCGCCGATGATAACGCAAGCGGTGTTTCATCTGTCCTTGAGTGTGCGCGGGTAATAATGGAAAAAGGGTATAAACCCAATGCAACAATTAAATTTATTGCATATGATGGTGAAGAATTGTGTCACCCTTCTGGCAGCAAATGCTTTGCAGATAAAATTCTTGGACAAGGGAAGAAAGTTATTTTAGCAATAAATAGTGATATGATTGCTAACTCAACTTTACCTTTAAAAAATAGTGCTGTACAGATTTTTTACAATCCCAGTGACTTTTTATTTTATAAAAATCTTTCAGAATTTACTGTACAAGGAGTATCAGTTCTTAATGTAATAAGTAAAACTGATATAGTGAGTGCTGATAACGGAGAGTTTTTTAGTAACAAAATACCGACAATTGATTTTATGGAAGATCAATTCAACGGAACATTATATCATTCCTCCAATGATCTTGTTGAAAATTATAATATGGAATATTGTACGGAAATAATTAAAATTATTTGTGCTACATTAATATCGGCAATAGAGTCAAATTTGCTTCCCAAGCCTATATATATTTTAATCGCTAGACCAAAATTGTACAAAATAGAATTACAGTGGAGACCTTATAGTGAAACCAGAGTTAATGGATTTAACATTTACAGAGGATTAGCTCTACAAGGGGAAAAAATAAAATTAAACACAGAAGTAATTAAAGATACATCATATTTAGATGATACTGCACAAAATGGAATCTATTATTTTTATGAAGTTAAAGCGGTTGATAGTATGGGCAGAGAAAGTAATTTTAATAAAATAGTAAAAGCAAGAGCAATTTCTTTAGACCAAGGAATCCTAGTAGTTGATGAAACCAAAGATGGTACAGGTGCATTAACTAATCCATCAGATGCACAAGTTGATACTTTTTATAGTCAATTGCTCTATAATTTTAACAAAAAGGATTTTGATATTGTTAAAGATGGATATGTTACTTTATCAGATCTCGGGGCGTTCTCTTCGATTCTATGGCATGGCAATGATGATGTAAATTTGCTTGCATTTAAAAATAGTGAGGATATTAAAAAATATTTAGAAGCTGGTGGGAAATTATTGTTTGATAGTTTTCTCCCTTCAAAAGCCTTGGTAAGCAATATTTTTTATGAAGCAGACTACAATGTGGGAGATTTCATGTACGATGTCTTCAAGATAAAGCATATGGAAAGAAAGCCAAATACACTCTTTTTTAGTGCAAAGCCAATTGATCTGAGTTATAATTTGTTAGAAGTTGATACAACCAAAACGGCAGCTAATTTAAAATATCATTTATTAAATATTGAGAGTATTTCGGCTGCTCCTGGTGGCAAAGAAATATATAATTATGATACTAAATATGATTCAGCATCATCAAAGGGCAGTATGAAAGGATTGCCGGTAGGAGTAGAATATCTTGGCAGCGATTACAAAGTAATAACACTTAGCTTTCCTCTTTATTATATGAACCAGGAACAAGCAAAAGAACTTGTGCAAAACATAATGTTAAATAAGTTTAATGAAGCGACCGGAGTAGAACGTAAAGAAGAAAAAGTTGTCCCTGCGGAATATTTTTTATATCAGAATTATCCCAATCCATTCAATCCTTCGACAACAATACATTATCAAATTCCAGCGGCAGGATTTGTAGTACTTAAAGTTTATGATGTTCTGGGAAGAGAAGTAGCAACATTAGTAAATGAAGAAAAGCCAGCAGGTCGTTATCGAGTAGAATTTAATGCAAGTTCTCGCTCAGCGGGATTTTCAAGTGGTATTTATTTCTACCAGCTTAGGACAGGTAATTTTGTTTCAACTAAGAAAATGTTAGTGATAAAATAA